Genomic segment of Sinorhizobium meliloti:
AATCGCTCGGGGGCGAGGCGCTGGCGAAGTTCGAGAAGGAACGCGAACGCATCGACGAGCTTCTCGGCGACGATGCGAACGAGGTCGCAAGCAAGTAGTCGACCCATCGACCGTATCGCGAACTCGCAACAAAAAGGCCGCCCGGAGGGCGGCCTTCGCGGCTGTCGGAATGCGAGGCTTACGCGGCTTCCTGGTTCGCCCCCGCCCCGCGCTTGAAGTTCAGACGGTCTGAACCGGCAACGACCTTGATAACCGAGCCATCCGGGAACTCGCCCTGCAGCACTTTTTCGGCCAGCGGATCCTGCACGTATTTCTGGATCGCCCGCTTCAGGGGGCGAGCGCCGTAGGCCGGATCGTAGCCCCTGTCCGCCAGGAAAACGCGTGCATCGTCCTCGAGCTCGAGCGTGATCTTGCGATCCGCGAGGAGCTTGCGCAGCCTTTCGAGCTGAATGTCGACGATCGCGCCCATCTCCGAACGGCGCAGCCGGTGGAACAGGATGATCTCGTCGACGCGGTTCAGGAATTCCGGACGGAAAGCGGCTCTCACCACTTCCATGACCTGATCGCGAACCGCATCGCTGTCCTCGTTTTCGCCGAGTGCGGTCAGGTATTCCGCACCGAGGTTCGAGGTCATGATGATCATCGTGTTCTTGAAGTCGACCGTGCGCCCCTGACCGTCGGTCAGACGCCCATCGTCAAGCACCTGCAGCAGAACGTTGAAGACATCCGGATGCGCCTTCTCGATCTCGTCGAACAGCACGACCTGATAGGGCCGGCGGCGGACGGATTCCGTCAGCGCCCCACCCTCCTCATAACCGACATAGCCGGGAGGCGCACCGATCAGGCGGGCGACCGAATGCTTCTCCATGTACTCGGACATGTCGATCCGCATCAGCGCGGTCTCGTCGTCGAAGAGGAAGCGGGCAAGCGCCTTGGTGAGCTCCGTCTTGCCGACCCCTGTCGGACCCAGGAAGATGAAGGAGCCGATCGGCCGGTTCGGATCCTGAAGCCCTGCGCGCGAACGGCGAACCGCCCGCGAGACGGCCTGCACGGCATCACCCTGACCGACGACCCATTTCGCCAGCTCGTCTTCCATCCTGAGCAGCTTGTCGCGCTCGCCTTCCAGCATCTTGTCGACCGGAATGCCGGTCCATCGAGATACGATGTGGGCGATGTTGTCGGGGGTCACGACTTCCTGGACCATCGGGTTGGCGCTGACGCCATCCTGGCTTTCCGCTTCCGTCAGTTCCTTTTCGAGATTCGGGATCACGCCGTAGGCAAGCTCCCCTGCCCGCTGGAACTCGCCGTTGCGCTGCGCGATCTGCAGCTCGTTGCGCGCTTCGTCGAGCTGCTTCTTGAGATCGGCTGCCTGCCCGAGCTTCTGCTTCTCGGCCTGCCAGCGCGCCGTCAATGCGGCTGCCTCCTCTTCGAGCGAAGACAGATCGAGTTCGAGCTTGGCAAGGCGATCCTTGGAAGAAACGTCGGTCTCCTTTTTCAAGGCTTCCCGTTCGATCTTCAGCTGAATGACGCGCCTGTCGAGTTCGTCGAGTTCCTCAGGCTTCGAATCGACCTGCATCCTGAGACGCGAGGCTGCCTCGTCCATGAGGTCGATCGCCTTGTCGGGAAGGAAACGATCGGTGATGTAGCGGTTGGAAAGGGCCGCGGCCGCAACCAGCGCGGAATCGGAGATCCGCACCTTGTGATGCTGCTCGTATTTTTCCTTCAGGCCGCGCAGGATCGAGATCGTATCCTCGACCGTCGGCTCCTCGACCATGACCGGCTGGAACCGGCGGGCAAGGGCCGCGTCCTTCTCGACATGCTTGCGGTATTCGTCGAGCGTCGTCGCGCCGACGCAGTGCAGCTCGCCGCGGGCGAGCGCGGGCTTCAGGAGGTTCGAGGCATCCATAGCCCCGTCCGCCTTGCCTGCACCGACCAGCGTATGCATTTCATCGATGAAGAGGATGATCTCGCCACCTTCCGAGCGCACTTCGTTCAGCACGGCCTTGAGCCGCTCTTCGAATTCACCGCGGAACTTCGCACCGGCGATCAACGCGCCCATGTCGAGCGCCATCAGGCGCTTGTCCTTCAGGCTTTCAGGCACATCGCCGTTGACGATTCTCAGCGCCAGGCCTTCCGCGATCGCGGTCTTGCCGACGCCCGGCTCGCCGATCAGCACGGGATTGTTCTTCGTCCGGCGCGAGAGCACCTGGATCGTTCGGCGGATCTCGTCGTCCCGGCCGATCACCGGATCGAGCTTGCCTTCCCTCGCCTCGGCGGTCAGATCTCGCGCGTACTTCTTGAGCGAATCGAAACCCTGTTCGGCATTGGCGCTGTCGGCGGTGCGGCCCTTGCGGATTTCGTTGATGACCTGGTTGAGCTTCGTCGGCGTGACGCCGGCCTTGGAGAGGATCGACGCCGTCGCGGCCGAGCTTTCGATCGCCAGTGCCAGAAGCAGGCGTTCGACGGTTACGAAGCTGTCGCCGGCCTTCTTGGCGGCCTCTTCCGCTGCGGTGAACACCTTGGCGAGCGGCTGCGACAGATAGACGGAGCCGTTGCCGCCGGTCACCTTCGGAAGCTTCGCCAAAGCTGCGGCCGTACCAACCTTGGCTTCGCGCGCATTGCCGCCGGCGCGCTCGATAAGCGAAGCCGCCATGCCCTGATCGTCGTCGAGCAATACTTTGAGGACGTGCTCCGGCGTGAATTGCTGGTGCCCTTCGGCCAGTGCATAGGTCTGCGCCGACTGCAGGAAACCGCGGACGCGTTCCGAATATTTTTCGATATCCATTCTCTACCTCCATAGCCCGGCGAGCCCATCATCGTGGCACTGGCCGGCGTTTCAGGATCAGGCTCCCGCATTCGGCAAGCCTTCGAAGCGAAATATGGTGCAGCGTTCTTCGGAATTAAAGGGCGGCAAATGGAGGCAGCAGAGACAATCGCTTGCGAATGCGCTCGCAATGGATGCGGCACGCGTCGAGATCTTGCGAAAGCAAAAAGCCCAGCCCCGTTACGGGCTGGGCCTTTAAGAGAATCGCTGCGGGAGGGTTATTCCGAGGCGGCGAGCGCCGGGGTGCTGCCGTCGGTTTCGGGCTGCGCATCGCCCCCTGCCTCTTCCTGCGCGCCGCGGCGCGGCTGCCGGCGAGGCCGGCTCGTGCTGCGGCGACGGGAGGCCGAGCGACCGGCCGATCCCTGCGCTTCCTCTTCCATGGCGACTTCGGCGGGCATGCCCTCGATCACCGGCTGAGGACCCGAACCGTCGATGACCGGCTGAGGCTCGTTGGCCGGAGCCGCTGCGGCCGCCGGAGCGGCCGGCATTTCCTCTGCATAGCCCTGATCCAGATCGTCCTGATCGCGATCGGACGAGTCACGTTCCTGATAGTCCTGACGTTCGTCGCGCTGGAACCGGTCCTGCATCTGAGCCTGCGCAGCCGCGATGATGCGGTTGTAATGCTCGGCATGCTGCAGATAGTTCTCAGCGATCACGCGGTCGCCGGAGCTCTGCGCGTCGCGAGCAAGGGCCGCATATTTTTCGGCAATGTGCTGTGCGGTACCACGAATCTTCACATCCGGGCCGGAGCTGTCGTAGGTCCGCGTCAAGGGATTGGATCCCTTGCGATTGTTGTTGTTGTTGTTTCCGCTGTTGTTGTTATTCCGCCCACGGCCGCGCTTGTTTTGCTGTCCTGGCCTCATAGTCCATTCACCTGAATTTTCTTGATAATGATGATCATGTGGTTCCGCTCTCGGTGCGGAAAGTCCGCACCTGAGAAAACATGCGCCATGACAGATCGCCTCTTCGCGATCTCGGCGCCGGTCAACGTTAAATTAACAGGTACCCGCACAAGGCACTGTCGAACCCTAGCAACTCTTTCTTGAGAGCAATCCCCGTGGCCAGGTCATACTGGAACGAATCCTTGGTCCATGACCTTCTGCCCAGTGCGCGGGGTGAAACTAGCCCGCTTCCTTCGGGATTCCAAGCCCTTTCTTTGCTCTTCCGGAAAAGAGAAGTGCGAGTGCAGCATTTTTTCAACGGTTATTGCTGCGCTCAATATCCTGCTGGAACATCAGGACCCGATCGTTGCCGCCGAGGTCCTTCGCGGCAGATAGCAAACGAAAGCCCTGCGCTTCGAATAGCGCCGTTACCGCTCGTTTTTGATCGAAACCGATTTCCAAGCCTATTACGCCGTCTGTTTCGAGATGGCGACCAGCGTGAGAAGCAATGGCACGATAGGCATCAAGCCCATCCTCTCCGCCATCAAGTGCGGCGACCGGATCGTGGTATCTCACTTCCGGTTCAAGCTCCGGTATTACATTGGACCGGATATAAGGCGGATTTGAGACGATGATATCGAACCGCCCATCCACCGCCTCGAACCAATTGCTCCGAACGGCTCCGAAGCGTGCCGCCAAGCCATTCCTGCGCGCATTTTCAAGTGCTGTCGCCAGAGCGTCTTCCGATATATCGGTACCGAGACCGTGCGCGTCAAGTACCGCTGCGAGAAGAGCGAGACAAATCGCACCCGTGCCTGTTCCAAGGTCGACGATGCGACAACTCCCTTTGCTTGAAGCGATTCGCCGCGCATGGGGAACCAGGCAGTCGACCAGGGTCTCGGTGTCCGGACGCGGTTCCAGCGTGTCTTTCGAGAGCTTGAGCTTCATGCCGAAGAATTCCCGCTCGCCGAGGATCCGGTAGACCGGCTCATGCGCCGCGCGGCGCTCGACTGCGGCACGAATTCGAGCCGCATCCTCGTCGCTGACGAGCTCTCTTCCGCGCGTCAGGAGCGCGGCTAGCGCAAGGTCGAGCAGGCCGGAGATCAGGTGGCGTGCATCGAGCCCCGCCGATTCGAGGCCGGCGGCCTTCAGCCTGTCGCGGCTCTCGGCTAGGAGGCTGTCGAGGGTTTGGGCCATTGAAACTCAGTTCTGCCTTTCGCCGAGCAGCGCGAGTTGGCTTGCCTGATGGTCGGCGAGCAGCGCATCCACCACGTCGTCGATCTCACCTTCCATCATTCGGTCGAGCTTGTAGAGCGTGAGATTGATGCGGTGGTCGGTCAGGCGTCCCTGCGGGAAATTGTAGGTGCGTATGCGCTCGGAACGATCGCCGGAACCTACCTGGCTCCTGCGGTCGGCCGAGCGCTCGCTGTCGGCGCGCTGCCGTTCCATGTCATAGAGCCGGGAGCGCAGCACCTGCATCGCCTTGGCACGGTTCTGATGCTGCGACTTTTCCGAACTGGTGACGACGATGCCGGTCGGAATATGGGTTATGCGCACGGCCGAATCGGTCGTGTTGACGTGCTGTCCGCCTGCTCCCGAGGAACGCATCGTATCGACGCGGATATCCTCCGGGCGGACCTCGATGTCGATCTCTTCGGCCTCCGGCAACACCGCGACCGTCGCGGCCGACGTATGGATCCGGCCGCTGGCTTCCGTCTCCGGCACGCGCTGCACCCGGTGGACGCCGGACTCGAATTTCAACCGCGAGAAGACACCGCGTCCCGATACCGTTGCGATGATTTCCTTGTAGCCGCCGGCCTCGCCCTCGCTCGCGGACAGCACTTCGACTCGCCAGCCCTTGCCCGCCGCGTATCGCTCGTACATGCGGAAGAGATCGCCGGCGAAGAGGGCGGCTTCCGAGCCACCCGTACCGGCCCGGATTTCGAGGATCGCGCTCTTTTCGTCGGCCGCATCCTTCGGCAGGAGCAGGATCTGGATTTCCTGCTCAAGCGCTTCGATCTTCTCTTCGA
This window contains:
- the clpB gene encoding ATP-dependent chaperone ClpB, which translates into the protein MDIEKYSERVRGFLQSAQTYALAEGHQQFTPEHVLKVLLDDDQGMAASLIERAGGNAREAKVGTAAALAKLPKVTGGNGSVYLSQPLAKVFTAAEEAAKKAGDSFVTVERLLLALAIESSAATASILSKAGVTPTKLNQVINEIRKGRTADSANAEQGFDSLKKYARDLTAEAREGKLDPVIGRDDEIRRTIQVLSRRTKNNPVLIGEPGVGKTAIAEGLALRIVNGDVPESLKDKRLMALDMGALIAGAKFRGEFEERLKAVLNEVRSEGGEIILFIDEMHTLVGAGKADGAMDASNLLKPALARGELHCVGATTLDEYRKHVEKDAALARRFQPVMVEEPTVEDTISILRGLKEKYEQHHKVRISDSALVAAAALSNRYITDRFLPDKAIDLMDEAASRLRMQVDSKPEELDELDRRVIQLKIEREALKKETDVSSKDRLAKLELDLSSLEEEAAALTARWQAEKQKLGQAADLKKQLDEARNELQIAQRNGEFQRAGELAYGVIPNLEKELTEAESQDGVSANPMVQEVVTPDNIAHIVSRWTGIPVDKMLEGERDKLLRMEDELAKWVVGQGDAVQAVSRAVRRSRAGLQDPNRPIGSFIFLGPTGVGKTELTKALARFLFDDETALMRIDMSEYMEKHSVARLIGAPPGYVGYEEGGALTESVRRRPYQVVLFDEIEKAHPDVFNVLLQVLDDGRLTDGQGRTVDFKNTMIIMTSNLGAEYLTALGENEDSDAVRDQVMEVVRAAFRPEFLNRVDEIILFHRLRRSEMGAIVDIQLERLRKLLADRKITLELEDDARVFLADRGYDPAYGARPLKRAIQKYVQDPLAEKVLQGEFPDGSVIKVVAGSDRLNFKRGAGANQEAA
- a CDS encoding DUF4167 domain-containing protein: MRPGQQNKRGRGRNNNNSGNNNNNNRKGSNPLTRTYDSSGPDVKIRGTAQHIAEKYAALARDAQSSGDRVIAENYLQHAEHYNRIIAAAQAQMQDRFQRDERQDYQERDSSDRDQDDLDQGYAEEMPAAPAAAAAPANEPQPVIDGSGPQPVIEGMPAEVAMEEEAQGSAGRSASRRRSTSRPRRQPRRGAQEEAGGDAQPETDGSTPALAASE
- the prmC gene encoding peptide chain release factor N(5)-glutamine methyltransferase, with protein sequence MAQTLDSLLAESRDRLKAAGLESAGLDARHLISGLLDLALAALLTRGRELVSDEDAARIRAAVERRAAHEPVYRILGEREFFGMKLKLSKDTLEPRPDTETLVDCLVPHARRIASSKGSCRIVDLGTGTGAICLALLAAVLDAHGLGTDISEDALATALENARRNGLAARFGAVRSNWFEAVDGRFDIIVSNPPYIRSNVIPELEPEVRYHDPVAALDGGEDGLDAYRAIASHAGRHLETDGVIGLEIGFDQKRAVTALFEAQGFRLLSAAKDLGGNDRVLMFQQDIERSNNR
- the prfA gene encoding peptide chain release factor 1 — its product is MAKLPVEKMRELERRFGEIEARMSAGPSADVYVKLASEYSELQPVVSKIRAYEKATAELADIAAMLADRATDKEMRDLAEMEKPEVEEKIEALEQEIQILLLPKDAADEKSAILEIRAGTGGSEAALFAGDLFRMYERYAAGKGWRVEVLSASEGEAGGYKEIIATVSGRGVFSRLKFESGVHRVQRVPETEASGRIHTSAATVAVLPEAEEIDIEVRPEDIRVDTMRSSGAGGQHVNTTDSAVRITHIPTGIVVTSSEKSQHQNRAKAMQVLRSRLYDMERQRADSERSADRRSQVGSGDRSERIRTYNFPQGRLTDHRINLTLYKLDRMMEGEIDDVVDALLADHQASQLALLGERQN